GGAATGAAACCTTCTATGGCTTGGTCGCACCTGGCTACAAGATGGCGACGGTTGCCGTTGACCACCTAGTCGGTAACGAGAGTAAGTTTGAAGGCGCGGATATGTCGGCAAAACTAAAGCTACTAGGTGTCAAGGTGGGGTCAATCGGTGATGCCAATGGTCGCACACCAGGGTGTAAAAGCTACGTTTACCACAACGAAGAACAAGAAGTGTACAAGCGCCTGATTGTTTCTGAAGACAACAAAAAGCTCCTTGGCGCGGTTATGGTCGGCGACACTTCCGATTATGGTGATTTGCTGCAACTGATGCTCAATGAAATCGACTTACCAGAGCATCCAGACGCACTCATTCTGCCAGCACACGCCGGCGCTGAAAAGCCTGACTTGGGTGCAGATTCGTTACCAGATACTGCGGTGATTTGTTCATGTTTTGATGTGACAAAAGGCAAAATTGCCCAAGCGGTAGCCGAGGGCAGTCACACCATTGGTGATATTAAAGCGGCCACTGGCGCTGGAACGGGTTGTGGCGGCTGTATTCCACTGGTTACGTCGGTACTCAATGCTGAGCTTGCCAAAGCTGGGGTTGAAGTCAAAGCCGACGTTTGTGAACATTTTGCCTATTCTCGTCAAGAGCTGTTCCACTTAGTACGTATTGGCGAAATCAAATCATTTGAAGAACTACTAGAGAAGCATGGTAGTGGCTATGGCTGTGAAGTGTGTAAGCCACTAGCCGGTTCTATTCTGGCCTCTTGTTGGGGTGACCACATCCTCAAACCGTCGTTGGTTAAACTGCATGACACCAACGATAACTTCCTCGGCAATATGCAAAAAGACGGTACTTACTCGGTCATTCCACGCATGGCGGGTGGTGAGGTGACGCCACAAGCGCTCGCAGCGTTGGCGCAAGTCGCGGCGGAGTACAATCTGTACACCAAGATTACCGGTGCACAACGTATTGGTCTATTTGGCGCGCAGAAAGATGATCTTCCAGCCATCTGGCACAAGCTGATTGAAGCGGGTTACGAAACCGGCCAAGCGTATGCCAAAGCACTGCGCATGGCGAAAACATGTGTCGGCTCAACTTGGTGTCGCTATGGTGTGCAAGATTCAGTCGGCCTCGGTGTCATGATCGAGAACCGCTATAAAGGGATTCGAACGCCACACAAGATGAAGTTTGGTGTCTCTGGTTGTACGCGCGAATGTGCCGAGGCGCAAGGGAAAGACCTGGGCATTATCGCAACCGATGCAGGGTGGAACATGTATGTGTGTGGCAACGGTGGTATGAAGCCACGTCATGCGACGCTGATGGCGAGCGATCTAGATCCGCAAACACTGATTAAGTATATCGACCGATTTATGATGTTTTACATTCGCACCGCTGCGCCTCTGCAACGTACCTCAGTATGGTTCGAGAACCTAGACGGGGGCATAGATTATCTGCGCGAAGTGATCATTGAAGACAAGCTTGGCATTAACCATCAGCTTGAAGCCGACGTGGCTAAACTGGTTGCCGAATACCGCTGTGAGTGGGCTGACACGATCAGTGATGAAACGCAGTTAAAACGATTTGCCCACTTCATCAACTCAGATGAGCGTGATGAAAACCTGGTATTCGTTTCTGAGCGTGCACAGCACCGCCCCGCAACATTCACTGAAAAACACCCAGAAGTGAAGGGCGATATCCTTCATGTCGAACTTGTTTAAGTAAGGGCATCATCATGGCATATACAAAAGTTTGTAACATCGAAGACATTATCCCTGGTACTGGTGTCGTCGCACTGCTTAACGGTCAACAAGTGGCGATTTTTCGCCCACGCGCAACAGAAGAAGTGTTTGCGATCGATAACATGGACCCGTTCTTTCAGTCGAACGTTTTATCACGTGGTTTGATTGTTGAGCACGACGAGCAGTTATGGGTGGCGAGCCCGCTCAAAAAGCAACGCTTTAATCTTGTCACTGGCGCTTGTATGGAAAACGCAACAAAAAGCGTGAAGTCATACCAAGCACGAGTAATCAAAGGCAAAGTAGAAGTTGCGGCTTAGTTGTGCGTTAGAGATTTAATAGCTTAAAGGCTTGCCATTGCGTTGTTCGAACCATAGCGACAAATCGCGAGCCTTTCACTATTCAGTTTCAACTTTTAACTTTCACTTTTTGAATAAGGACACATTCATGTCTAATGATTTTAAACCCGCAGAATTCGTGCAAACCATGATTAACATTGGTGAAGCGAAAACCAACACCAGCAGTCGCGATCTACTCCTACGCGGTACTATGGCGGGTGTTATTCTTTCGCTGGCGGTTGTGGTGGCCATTACTGCAATTACCCAAACAGGCATTGGGTTGGTTGGCGCGCTTGTCTTCCCTGTGGGTTTTGTCATCTTATCTGTAATGGGCTATGACCTAGTCACAGGGGTGTTTGGTCTAGCACCTTTAGCCAAGTTTGAAGGTCGTCCGGGAATCACTTGGAACCGCATTTTTCGCTGCTGGGGCTTAGTTGGTTTGGGCAACCTGATTGGTTCCTTGTTGGTTGCTTACTTAGTTGCAATTTCATTAACAGGTAACTTTACCCAAGAACTTAATGGTGTCGCGAAAACCTTTATTGGTGCATCAACAGCTCGTAGCGCAGGTTTTGAGGCAATGGGTATGGATGGTTGGATAACCTGTTTTGTACGCGGTATTTTCTGTAACTTAATGGTGTGTCTTGGTGTTATCGGCAATATGACGGCTCGCACGGTGGCTGGTCGTGTGATGATGATGTGGTTCCCAATCTTTATCTTCTTCGCGCTTGTGTTTGAGCATACGGTCGTCAATATGTTCCTGTTCCCATTAGGCATGTTACTGGGCGCCGATTTTGGTATCGCAACTTGGCTCAACTTTAATCTGATCCCGACCATCCTAGGTAACATCGTTGGTGGTTTAGTTATGACGTGCATTCCACTTTATCTGACCCATGCGAAAACAGCGCCTTCTATCAACGTTGAACAAGAGATCAACGCTCAGTCTGCTGTAGCAAAATAACCGAGTATGGCCCCACTTTGGACAAGGTGGGGTTTGGTCTCATTGGCAATGGTTTAACGTTCAAAAGTAATACTGACGGCTGGTATAAAGTGAGACTTTTTATCTTTCAATTGTTCGATAGGCATTGATATGACTACGCATGACGAATTTAGCAACAATGGTTTTGTATCCCTTGTTGGTGCCGGGCCGGGCGATCCTGATTTACTTACGATAAAAGGCTTGAAAGCTATTCAAGCAGCGCAAGTGGTGGTCTATGACCGCTTGGTGTCTGAAGAGATACTGGCGTTGGCCGATGCCAATGTAGAAATGATTTATGTCGGTAAGCAACTCGATTTTCACTGCGTACCACAAGATCAAATCAATAGAATCTTGCTCGAAAAAGCTCAACAAGGGAAACGAGTGGTGCGGCTAAAAGGCGGAGATTCGTTTATCTTCGGTCGGGGTGGGGAAGAGCTCGAAGAGCTGGCAAGTTTCGGTATTAAGTATGAGGTGATTCCAGGTATTACCGCGGCCGCCGGTGCAACTGCTTATGCCGGTATTCCATTGACCCACCGAGATCACGCTCAAAGCGTTCAGTTCATTACGGGCCACGTACAAAAAGATGGACGTGAAATTGAATGGCACTCGTTAGCGCAATCAAACAATACTTTGGTTTTCTATATGGGGTTGAAGCAAAGCGCCTATATTAGCCAAAAGTTGTTAGCTGCGGGGCTTGCTGCAACGGTCTCCTGTGCGATCATCGAAAATGGGACCCGGTCTGAACAACGTGTGTTTACCGGCTTGCTAAAAGATTTACCCTCGATGGCCGAGCAAGCAATCAGTCCCGCTTTGATTGTTGTTGGTGAGGTGACCAAATTGCATGACAAACTGAAATGGTTTAATCAGTCAAACACTGAATGTTAAAACGCTTATTTCTGTCAACAGCGTTAAGGTCTGAACCCACGAATAGTGAGTTCAGGCCTTTGTTTTACTGTAATTTCGACAACGTTCTGTTAAAGTTTCGCCATCGCTATTTATACCAAACGGGATAAATAGGTGATCGGATAATTGCGCAGGAAAAATTGCTGAGAGCAAGGCATAGATTGCAGCTAGCTAGTTGACCTACCTACACCATTCCTTGAAAACATAGCTATAACGACGCTATCAGCGATTTTAACCAGCAAGAATGACCAGATATTTATGCTGTTTGGTATTAGGTAATCAATAATGGAAAAAGTCGCCATATTCGTTGATGTTCAAAACATCTATTACACCACTCGAGATAAATACCAGGCTCACTTTGACTACAACCAATTTTGGTATGTGGCGACGACGGGCGTAGAGGTAGTAGAGGCAAACGCCTATGCGATAGCATCTCATGATGCAAAACAGCGGCAGTTTCACCACATCCTTCGAGGGATCGGCTTTGACGTCAAGCTCAAACCGTTTATTCAAAGACAAGATGGTAGTGCCAAAGGGGATTGGGATGTAGGTATCACATTGGATGTGTTTGAGGCTGCGGCCAACGTTGACCGTGTAATCTTGCTTTCAGGTGATGGAGACTTTGAGTTGCTGGTCGAGAGAGTTCAACAACGATTTGCAACCAAAGTCGATGTTTACGCGGTCCCTGGACTCACCGCGCAAACACTGATTGATGCCTGTGACCGTTTTGTCGCGATAGACGAAAACTTATTGCTCAGACGCTGACGTTGGCGCTTGCTCTTCGGCCGGTTGCTCATTTGTTTGCTCAGCGGCGGTCTCTTGTTCCATTTTGGCGCGTTCAGCTTTAGAGATGTAACGCGGCTTGTTGCTTTTATTGAGCTTGGCGTTCTTCTTCTTGAGTTTAGCTTTTAAGATGCTGTTGATCTTTTTTTTGCGGTTCATGACATACTCACTAATGATTTTGAGCGCGAATGGTATCAGAATTGAGAGCCAAGTACAGATATGATCAGGCAGCAATCGTTAAGCTTGCAATTCATGCTGGTGAGCACTCTGTTTTACCGCTGTAAAAACAACAATAAGTGAACAACACAATGCAACATTCACAACAACCAAACCACTTTTCGCTTGTCATCGTTGAAGATGATCTAAAACTGAGCCAGATGTTGGCCGATTACTTTACCTCGTTAGAATTTACCGTCACGACATTTCCTTCCGGCCAACAAGCGATTCCCTATATCACCGTGTACCAACCAGACATTGTTATTTTGGACTTAATGCTTCCAGACATCGACGGCCTGACAATTTGTAGACAGATCAGGCCAGATTACTCAGGTAAGGTATTGATGCTTACAGCAAGTGATGACGATTTCGACCATGTTGCCGCGTTAGAGATCGGAGCAGATGACTTCGTCAATAAGCCTATCAAACCGAGGGTACTGTTGGCTCGGATGCGGATGTTACTGCGTCGGGTAAGTGGACATTGCGAAGTCGAGCAGCAAAGTGGGAATCTGCGCAAATTTGATGCACTTGAGTTGAATGGCGCGCGGAAAGTTTGCCGCTTACATGGCCAAGAGGTGACTATGTCTGACAGTGAATTTGATCTACTTTGGGCTTTAGCCAATGCGCCAGATGAAGTGTTGTCTCGCGATGTGTTGACCAAAACACTGCGCGGAATAGAGTACGACGGGCTTGATAGAACTGTTGACAACAAGATTGTCAGTTTACGTAAGAAACTTGGCGACACCTCAGCGACACCGAAGCGAATCCTGACTGTAAGAGGAAAAGGGTATTTGTTTGTACCCGATAGTTGGCATTAAATCTACAAGGCTAAAGTAACATGCGCCGCATCTATATTGAATCCTTCCTTGGACTATTGTTACTGTTTATCTTGACGCTCTCTGCTTACGAGGTCGTGATCTACAGGTTAAGTACCGACTATGATTTTGTCCTAGAAGACCGAGAGGGTGAGGCGCTAAACCGTTTATGGCTGACGATCCATGCCACTCACGGTGAGCAAGAAACATTAAAAGTTATTCAAGATTATGTCGATCGAACTGCCAGCACAATGGAACCATTTTCTATCGACCAACTTCCCCCGCCGGTGCTCGCTGCGTTTAGCAGTCCAGATAAACAGACCTTTTTTGACAGCGACAGGGCATTTTGGTTTCGACTAGAAAACAGGGATGTTTACTATCGGATCTCACCGGATGAGTCGTCTTCGTTACGCAAAGCGATTACGTTTGATGACAATATTTTCTGGCTATTTCTGCTTGGCGGCTTTTCTATCTATTCGCTCGGACTCATATGGTTCCTCAGTCGCCGCGCGCGTAAACTTGAAGATGCAACACTCAGGTTCGCCCAAGGCGATTTTACAGTACGCGCATCTACTGCGAGTCGACATCGAGTAGGCTCCCTCAATCAAAGTTTCAACTATATGGCTGACAAGATCTCGAATCTTGTTACCAGCAACCGATTTTTAACCAATGCAGTCGCCCACGATTTGCGTACACCGATATTCCGTATTCAATGGCAAGCAGAAATGTTGCGTGATGAGCCATTGACTGATGCGCAGCAGGACAAATTGGCAAGTATCATCGAGGATACTGAAGAGATGGAGCAGATGGTTGAAGACCTGCTCTATTTTGCCAAGGTAGAACGGCCAACAACCCAAATTGAAGCGGAAATCATCTACTTTGAGCCACTTTGCCAACACCTAATCGAGCGTTGCCCAGAGTCAGAAAAAAACATCGAGTTAAATTGTACGCCCGATTTGGCTTTTAGTGCCGATAAAGCACTGCTTAAGCGAGCGTTAGCCAATCTACTGAGCAATGCTGTCCGTTACGCAAGTACGCATGTTGTTGTCTCAGCTTATCAGAACCAGCAACAGGTGGTTATTAGCTTTGACGATGATGGAATCGGTGTTGATCCAAAGCATTGGCCAACAATTTTTGATCCTTTCTATAGCGCAGATAGTGCCCGTAATAAGCAGAGTAGTGGTTTTGGTTTAGGCTTAGCGATTGTCAAGATGATAGTCGCGCGCCATAAAGGTGAAGTGTCGGTTGGCAACAGCGAACTTGGCGGCGCCAAATTTACTTTAGTGATACCACTTGACGAAAGTAAGACAAAGTAGAGACATAAGCTCGATATTGTCACTGATTGCTGTTTTGTACACTGTTCACAACAAATGAACAGAGAGACAAAACATGAAAAAACTTACATTCACATTATGTTCGCTAGCATTGGCAACCGCATCTGCCGCGTCTTCAGCCAGTGACACATATATCCTCAACGGTAACATCTATACCAAACAAAACAGTTGGATTGTTGAAGCTGGAGTGGCGGGGAGCAGTGATCTTGTTAAGGATCAAAAAGACAATGTCGGCCCGCTGCTTAATGTTGGCTACCAAGGTGAGGACTTTAACGTCGCGGTAAGTGGTATCAACTACCGTTTCCTTGGCAACGACAGCGACAGGGTCAACATGAGTGCATATCTTTCGAGCTCGGGTTTGGCGTTTGATAAAGACAGTTCAGATTATCTAAAAGGGATGAGTAAGCGTAAGATGAGCGTTGACTTGGGCCTCAATGCTGACTTCAAAACCGCTCAGGGCACGCTATCAACCTATTTCCAACACGATGTTTCTGGCGCTTACAAAGGTTACAACGCTTCCATTCGTTACTTCCATCCGATGTCACTAGGGACAATGGACTTTGTTCCGTTTACAGGTTTAAGTTATCTAAACGAAGACTACGTTGACTATTACTTTGGAGTTAAGAAAAAAGAAGCGACAGCAAAACGGAAAGCTTACAAAGGCAGCGGTGATTTTTCATACCATGTTGGGTACAAGTTAATTCTTCCACTGAGCGAGCAGTGGGAACTAACCCAAACGACTTCCTTCCAACGATTGGGTAAGAAAATTGCCGATTCACCCATCGTTGATGACGCCAATCAATGGATGCTAGGCGCGACAGTTGCCTATCATTTCTAACAAACTAAGCCCAGCGACTTGCTGGGCTTACTCGTTTAGGCCCTCACACTGCGAACACCTATCCGAAATTTCGATAGATCATATTTTGTACATGAAGAGCGAAGACGCCATAATCACCTCGTTCATCCAGCAAGGGATTGCACCCCCTCCTAATAGTTATCGAGAGTGTGCTATGAAACGTTATATTTCGGGCGATCAGGATTTGGCGCATCGTTTAAGAGCTAACCCAAGCAAATCAATACCTTGGACTAAAGCACGCAAAGAGTCTATTGAGCAAGTCATCCGAGCAGGCGTAACTATTAAAACACTAAGCTCAGTATTTGGTCTTGCTCATTGGCAAATAAACGAGTTACTGGCGAAACGCTAATCAGCCGAATTACGCAGTTGTAATTTGGCGATGCGTTTACTCAAGGTGTAAATCCGCTTCAACGATTCTACCCACTCCATTTGAATTCGAAAGATATCTAATCGTTTCTCCGTCGCTTGAGCTAACCGCTCGGCTTGAAGCTGCAAAATTGAGTCGAGCAGGGCATTGATCTCTCGTTTGGCATTGAGGACATTTTCAGCCAGTTGATTATCGCCTCGGCGAATGGCATTGACACTATCAAGCAACGCACGGTTGACGCGAGATTGGGTAAGGTCTAACGTTTTTCGCATCTCCGGACTTGCACTAATACTCCCGTCTAAGGTTTTGTAGCAGAGTGGCAACATAGCATTGACCACTAAATCAGCGATACTCTCCAGTTGGTCGGTTATGCTCACAAGCTTGATTTGTTGTCTGCTCTCATTTGAAGAGAGGGGCGATTGGCGCAGCCGTCCTAGGTAAGAAAGAATCTGCCCATGAAGCATATCCACTTCGTCTTCCACCTTTTCTATTTCACGTAGTGTTTGCCTGGCACTCTGCTTGTCGCGGTCGTTAGTATAATTGGCTGCCAGTGGAGGTAGTTGGTTGACCATATTAGAAACGCGCCGACCGACACGTGCAATCTCCAAATGTGCCTGCTCTAACGCAATATCTGGCGTTGCTAGGTATTCGCTTTTTATATATTTGGGCGCAATTTTTTGTTTTTCTTTATTGCTGGTTTTGTGTGGGATTAGACGCTTGACCGAGAGCACAAAAAACGTACTGAAAGGCAGCATGATAAGAGTGTTGGCGACATTAAACAGGGTGTTCGCATTAGCGATTTGGCGGGGAGACTCCACAGCTAAGCGCTCCATACCGACTAAATCTGGATAACTTGGTGAAATAGAGGCAGAAACATTGGCCAACACAGCAATCAACGGCAGCCAAATGATCACGCCTACAAGGTTGAACAACAGATGAATCGCCGAGGTTTGTTTGGCTTCAGTGCTTTTGCCAATCGCCGCTAGCAATGCGGTGACACAGGTGCCAATGTTGGCTCCCATCGACATCGCAATCCCAGATTCTAAGCTGATAAAGCCTTGGCTAGCGAGCATAATCACAATCCCCGTTGTTGCCGATGAAGACTGGACCAAAGCAGTAAATGAAGCGGCAAGTAAGATAGCAAAAACCGGATTGTCCATTTTAGCCATAAAGTCGATAAAAGGCTGGAAAACCCGCAGTGGAGACATGGCTTCACTCATCAAGTTCATGCCCAAGAAAAGCAATCCCAAACCAAAGATGATGTTACCGTAGTTCTTGTTCTGCTGCTGTTTTGATGTCATTTCGATCACAAAGCCGATCGCTATCATGGCCATGGCCGCTTTTGTCACTTTGAAGGCGATGATTTGAGCGGTGATGGTTGTGCCTATGTTCGCTCCCATGATAACGCCAACTGCTTGATTTAACGACATTAAGCCAGCGCTGACGAAACCAACTAGCAGTACAGTAGTGACTGAAGAAGACTGAATAACCGCGGTCAGGCCAGCGCCCGTTATCACAGAGCTAACCCTATTGGTGGTTAAAGTGCCGAGCACTTGCTTCATACGGCTGCCTGCCGCCCGTTTCAGTGCATCAGCCATTTTCTCCATCCCGTAGAGAAACATGGCTAAACCACCAAACAGTCCCATCGACATTGAGGTGTAATCTAGCTCAACCAAGGCGGTGTTATTACTAAATGCAGGAAATGACGAGCAGACAAGGATCAAAGCGATCAGTATTCGGTTCATAGGCGCGACTTATTATTTTATTTATTATTACAAGTATAGGTGAAGTCGTTGCTATGTCTCGGACCGTATTCAGTAAACCCTATTTTGACGCCAAAGCGCAAAGACGATGTTGCCCAGCATGCCACGAAATACTAGGGCGTTTGTGAGTATTTTGGACGTTGTTGTCTATCCGCCATGATGTCTAACCAAGCTCGCCAGAAGTAATAACCTCAACAGCAGTGGCCTTAAGTAGTAGGACTTAGTATTACTATCTAATGATTCGATTATTACGATTATTCAAATCGAAATATGATTTGAATGATTTGTTTATTCGAATCATAATTTGATTTGATTAATGCTAACTTTCGAATCAAGGTATAGATATGTGGATCTGGCAGCAACCTAACTGGCCTCAATTTAACTGGGATAGAGCAGTCGTAGAGCCGTTACTTAGGCAGACGCGCCTAAATCAAGGCATATTACTTGGCACAATGACGACGCAGTCTCAAGATCAGAAAGAGAATATGCTTGATACCTTGCTAGCAAACATTATTCACTCCAGCGCGATTGAAGGTGAAAAGCTTAACGCGTTTTCTGTTCGTTCTTCGTTGGCCAATAAACTCGGTCTGACGGAAAAGCATCCTTTCCCTACGACAGAGCAAACCGATGGTTTGGCGGAGATCATGCTTGATGCTGTTAACAACCTTGATGCCCCGCTTACATTAAAACGAATCTTACACTGGCACGAACGACTTTTTCCTGAAGGTTACACTATGTTTAACCCGGTGGTTGGCGGACAATTAAGGGGATCTGCATCTATGCAGGTGGTATCTGGGCGAATTGATCGACCTGTTGTTCACTTTGAAGCGCCCGGACGTGAGATACTAGAGACTGAGCTCGCACAGTTCGTAGAGTGGTTTAATGCATCAAAGCAAGACGCAACGATTGACCCATTACTTCGAGCAGCAATCACACATCTATGGTTCGTGACTTTACATCCGTTAGATGATGGCAATGGCCGAATCACTCGTTTGCTCACGGACTTGGCGTTAGCACAAGCTGAGCAACAATCGGTTCGTTTCTATGCGATGTCGGTAGGTATTTTGGCAAAGCGCAAAAGTTACTATGAGATCTTAGAAGAAACTCAAAAGGGTGATGTTGATATTACGGCTTGGCTTGTATGGTTTTTTAACACCCTAAATCAAACCTTTGATGAAGCTTTAAAAGAGATTGAACAAACGGTATTTAAAACCAACTTTTGGCGTCGTGTCGAGCAAACACAATTAACAACAGAGCAAGTTAAAGTATTGAATAGAATGCTTGATGGTGACTTTGCGGAAGGGATTAATACATCTCAATATCACAACGTTGCCAAAGTTAGTAAGCCTACCGCGACTCGTCACCTAGCTGCACTAGTTGAGCTTGGGTGTTTAGAAAAATCGGGGGGAGGGCGAAGTACGCGATATGTGTTAACTAAGCGATGGAACGTATAGAATAAACTTCGTGGCTATATTTAGGCCAGGGAAAGATTTGATAATTAATAGAATATTCAGATACAAAAACGCCCGCATTAAGCGGGCGTTTTTGTAAAATTTGGTGGGTCCGGGCGAACTCGAATCGCCGACCCCTACCATGTCAAGGTAGTACTCTAACCAACTGAGCTACGGACCCAAATTTTCGTTCTGCTCACTTTGGTTGTAGTGAGACTTTAAGGAGTGGTGGGTCCGGGCGAACTCGAATCGCCGACCCCTACCATGTCAAGACATTAAAAATGGATTTGATAATTTTTGTTTTCAATAAAAACTCATAATAACAATGATTTAAGATTTTAGATAAAACAAAAAGAACGCCGTTATCACAAAATTTGGTCACCAGATGGTCACCACCGTCTGTAAATTATACAGTATCTATATTGCTGTTAAATTATACAGGAAAAGTCCAAATGAAGGAATTGAAGAGCTTTGAGTCGACACTTTTTGACAATGTAGAGTTCAAGAAAATCGCGCTGAAGGATCTGGTTCCTGACGACATTCTAGAGCGACTTTACGGCGAAGCGAATCCGATGGCACTGCTAAGAACTCAGCCTAAGGTGAATTTCAATGGTGAGTATTTATTCAATTTTTCGACACTTCAATCACCGGTGATTGCGTATCCATATCGACGCCATTTTCGGTTCTTGGTTGGCAGTTTTACAGTCGATAATTTGCGTACAGCGGTCGCTCAAAAACTCATTTCTCCTGATTATAAATTGCCCGTTTTGATTCTAAAAAAGAAGCCAAGCGAAACAATTCGCCTTCGTGTTATTCAGTTTGATCTGACCGATAATTTACTAGACAAATGCTTCGTCAGTGATACAAAAAAAATCATGTTCCTGCTCAAAAAATGGTTC
The sequence above is drawn from the Vibrio sinaloensis genome and encodes:
- the cobA gene encoding uroporphyrinogen-III C-methyltransferase, with translation MTTHDEFSNNGFVSLVGAGPGDPDLLTIKGLKAIQAAQVVVYDRLVSEEILALADANVEMIYVGKQLDFHCVPQDQINRILLEKAQQGKRVVRLKGGDSFIFGRGGEELEELASFGIKYEVIPGITAAAGATAYAGIPLTHRDHAQSVQFITGHVQKDGREIEWHSLAQSNNTLVFYMGLKQSAYISQKLLAAGLAATVSCAIIENGTRSEQRVFTGLLKDLPSMAEQAISPALIVVGEVTKLHDKLKWFNQSNTEC
- a CDS encoding NYN domain-containing protein; translation: MEKVAIFVDVQNIYYTTRDKYQAHFDYNQFWYVATTGVEVVEANAYAIASHDAKQRQFHHILRGIGFDVKLKPFIQRQDGSAKGDWDVGITLDVFEAAANVDRVILLSGDGDFELLVERVQQRFATKVDVYAVPGLTAQTLIDACDRFVAIDENLLLRR
- the ompV gene encoding outer membrane protein OmpV; the encoded protein is MKKLTFTLCSLALATASAASSASDTYILNGNIYTKQNSWIVEAGVAGSSDLVKDQKDNVGPLLNVGYQGEDFNVAVSGINYRFLGNDSDRVNMSAYLSSSGLAFDKDSSDYLKGMSKRKMSVDLGLNADFKTAQGTLSTYFQHDVSGAYKGYNASIRYFHPMSLGTMDFVPFTGLSYLNEDYVDYYFGVKKKEATAKRKAYKGSGDFSYHVGYKLILPLSEQWELTQTTSFQRLGKKIADSPIVDDANQWMLGATVAYHF
- a CDS encoding sensor histidine kinase, with the translated sequence MRRIYIESFLGLLLLFILTLSAYEVVIYRLSTDYDFVLEDREGEALNRLWLTIHATHGEQETLKVIQDYVDRTASTMEPFSIDQLPPPVLAAFSSPDKQTFFDSDRAFWFRLENRDVYYRISPDESSSLRKAITFDDNIFWLFLLGGFSIYSLGLIWFLSRRARKLEDATLRFAQGDFTVRASTASRHRVGSLNQSFNYMADKISNLVTSNRFLTNAVAHDLRTPIFRIQWQAEMLRDEPLTDAQQDKLASIIEDTEEMEQMVEDLLYFAKVERPTTQIEAEIIYFEPLCQHLIERCPESEKNIELNCTPDLAFSADKALLKRALANLLSNAVRYASTHVVVSAYQNQQQVVISFDDDGIGVDPKHWPTIFDPFYSADSARNKQSSGFGLGLAIVKMIVARHKGEVSVGNSELGGAKFTLVIPLDESKTK
- the nirD gene encoding nitrite reductase small subunit NirD — its product is MAYTKVCNIEDIIPGTGVVALLNGQQVAIFRPRATEEVFAIDNMDPFFQSNVLSRGLIVEHDEQLWVASPLKKQRFNLVTGACMENATKSVKSYQARVIKGKVEVAA
- a CDS encoding response regulator, whose protein sequence is MQHSQQPNHFSLVIVEDDLKLSQMLADYFTSLEFTVTTFPSGQQAIPYITVYQPDIVILDLMLPDIDGLTICRQIRPDYSGKVLMLTASDDDFDHVAALEIGADDFVNKPIKPRVLLARMRMLLRRVSGHCEVEQQSGNLRKFDALELNGARKVCRLHGQEVTMSDSEFDLLWALANAPDEVLSRDVLTKTLRGIEYDGLDRTVDNKIVSLRKKLGDTSATPKRILTVRGKGYLFVPDSWH
- a CDS encoding DUF2986 domain-containing protein gives rise to the protein MNRKKKINSILKAKLKKKNAKLNKSNKPRYISKAERAKMEQETAAEQTNEQPAEEQAPTSASEQ
- the nirB gene encoding nitrite reductase large subunit NirB is translated as MSKLKLVVVGNGMVGHRFIEDLVEKMDSSQYEITVFCEEPRVAYDRVHLSSYFSHHTADELSLVKAGFYDKHGVNILIGERAINVNREKRIVHSSAGREIQYDKLIMATGSFPFVPPIKGRESKDCFVYRTIEDLKAIEACAKKSKIGVVIGGGLLGLEAAGALKALGVETHVIEFAPKLMAEQLDQAGGNQLRKKIESMGVKVHTDKNTLEIAPEGKTARNVMRFADGTELETDFIVFSAGIRPQDKLAREMKLEIAPRGGIAINDFCQTSDDNIYAIGECASWNETFYGLVAPGYKMATVAVDHLVGNESKFEGADMSAKLKLLGVKVGSIGDANGRTPGCKSYVYHNEEQEVYKRLIVSEDNKKLLGAVMVGDTSDYGDLLQLMLNEIDLPEHPDALILPAHAGAEKPDLGADSLPDTAVICSCFDVTKGKIAQAVAEGSHTIGDIKAATGAGTGCGGCIPLVTSVLNAELAKAGVEVKADVCEHFAYSRQELFHLVRIGEIKSFEELLEKHGSGYGCEVCKPLAGSILASCWGDHILKPSLVKLHDTNDNFLGNMQKDGTYSVIPRMAGGEVTPQALAALAQVAAEYNLYTKITGAQRIGLFGAQKDDLPAIWHKLIEAGYETGQAYAKALRMAKTCVGSTWCRYGVQDSVGLGVMIENRYKGIRTPHKMKFGVSGCTRECAEAQGKDLGIIATDAGWNMYVCGNGGMKPRHATLMASDLDPQTLIKYIDRFMMFYIRTAAPLQRTSVWFENLDGGIDYLREVIIEDKLGINHQLEADVAKLVAEYRCEWADTISDETQLKRFAHFINSDERDENLVFVSERAQHRPATFTEKHPEVKGDILHVELV
- a CDS encoding formate/nitrite transporter family protein; translation: MSNDFKPAEFVQTMINIGEAKTNTSSRDLLLRGTMAGVILSLAVVVAITAITQTGIGLVGALVFPVGFVILSVMGYDLVTGVFGLAPLAKFEGRPGITWNRIFRCWGLVGLGNLIGSLLVAYLVAISLTGNFTQELNGVAKTFIGASTARSAGFEAMGMDGWITCFVRGIFCNLMVCLGVIGNMTARTVAGRVMMMWFPIFIFFALVFEHTVVNMFLFPLGMLLGADFGIATWLNFNLIPTILGNIVGGLVMTCIPLYLTHAKTAPSINVEQEINAQSAVAK